Proteins from a genomic interval of Haliaeetus albicilla chromosome 13, bHalAlb1.1, whole genome shotgun sequence:
- the LOC138688790 gene encoding protein maestro-like: MEKSSLERVLGILVEKSQHGIGAVRQMALRCLANAVTGAPKEVQKHKAAILEVLQRGLENTTCPVVAAESMLALAEVVRKLKAEGLGSAFKDIARSTKKFFEVEPDVLRFSAFTLYAALATSTSEKRSFFIREVWETWFSLLLHLRDPNPDVSNVCRTTLYVCAPFLVLERVQKIIITSIGLSAAQLQYEIGHCLVRDAPAMLERLHGIARSCRLENGQALHPAASAVLGDILEKTRSLGSSRQQRQE; the protein is encoded by the exons ATGGAGAAGTCGTCCCTGGAAAGGGTCCTAGGCatcttggtggagaaatcccaGCATGGAATTGGCGCCGTGCGGCAGATGGCACTGAGATGCCTGGCCAACGCCGTCACGGGAGCACCCAAGGAG GTACAGAAGCACAAGGCGGCCATCCTGGAGGTGCTGCAGAGGGGCCTGGAGAACACCACGTGTCCTGTGGTGGCTGCCGAGAGCATGCTGGCGCTGGCGGAGGTGGTGAGGAAGCTGAAGGCAGAGGGCTTGGGGTCTGCCTTCAAAGACATTGCCAGGTCCACCAAGAAGTTCTTTGAGGTG GAGCCAGATGTCCTTCGCTTCTCAGCCTTCACCCTCTACGCTGCCCTGGCCACCTCCACCTCCGAGAAAAGATCCTTCTTCATCAGAGAAGTGTGGGAAACCTGGTTCAGCCTTCTCTTGCACCTCCGGGATCCCAATCCTGACGTTTCCAAT gtgtGCAGGACCACCCTCTATGTCTGCGCTCCATTCCTGGTGCTGGAGCGGGTGCAGAAGATCATCATCACCTCCATCGGGCTGAGCgcagcccagctgcagtacGAGATTGGCCATTGCCTG GTCAGAGATGCCCCTGCTATGTTGGAGAGGCTCCACGGCATCGCCAGGAGCTGCCGCCTGGAGAATGGCCAAGCGCTGCACCCTGCCGCCAGCGCAGTCCTAG GAGACAtcctggaaaaaacaagaagCCTTGGCAGCTCTCGGCAGCAGCGGCAGGAATGA